The following proteins come from a genomic window of Mercenaria mercenaria strain notata unplaced genomic scaffold, MADL_Memer_1 contig_3701, whole genome shotgun sequence:
- the LOC123533636 gene encoding uncharacterized protein LOC123533636 — translation MVEGRGFNSVRDGSDADFEIICTPCGEDNIREEAVKFCAECNQYLCTTCTRYHRRIAASKFHKLLDTDDGKNTLEVAMVTKCRYHADRDIEMYCGTHDMVYCAKCIATEHRACESVKNIEDVTTPFVQQNEIHELQDESKAVSDQLKAANKNKQINVGSLEEQRSEILRNIQDIERNIIEHIGKLKREAVESLNKRYSEINSEMESEITLMANTITEVDKSTSMLQSLSNMDARQQFVQTKLIQRTVKDAKKLFEKSESQGTRVVRFIENADLNTVIMTATDLGRLETMNKIQKLPTPKQYKLKSKREIHVRMQNDVKRCYISDTCQLHDGTIILTDFDNKKVKWLDTNYNVKCHCDLNNQPRDICCTTQNEVAVKMNNNKVQFLSVDSSLSVLRDISIEDGGYWGMAYIAGDLWLSTGSGINVYSRSGTLLKSINNIVNGQRIFKDLPQHIAASRENVIVTDGSDGAVCLGRDGTVKSELRDGSLNYTQGVCVSSDGTVFLSGFRSHNIVIFSGDGKCQGELLTQEIGLTNPGSLYYDNKRNCLILTRHRSCDSIYILEMCD, via the exons ATGGTTGAAGGACGTGGTTTCAATTCAGTCAGAGACGGTTCAGATGCTGATTTCGAAATTATCTGTACGCCGTGTGGGGAAGATAATATCAGAGAAGAAGCTGTCAAATTTTGTGCAGAATGCAACCAGTATCTATGTACAACATGTACCAGGTATCACAGAAGAATAGCGGCTTCGAAATTCCACAAGCTTCTGGATACCGATGATGGTAAAAACACGTTAGAAGTTGCCATGGTAACGAAATGTCGATACCATGCAGATCGAGACATTGAGATGTACTGTGGAACACATGACATGGTCTATTGTGCAAAATGTATAGCCACGGAGCATAG GGCTTGTGAGAGTGTTAAAAACATAGAAGACGTAACGACACCTTTTGtccaacaaaatgaaatacacGAGTTACAAGATGAAAGTAAAGCTGTTTCCGATCAGTTAAAAGCTGCAAACAAGAATAAACAGATAAATGTCGGTTCTCTTGAAGAGCAAAGAAGCGAAATACTACGCAATATTCAGGATATCGAAAGAAACATTATAGAACATATCGGCAAATTAAAAAGAGAAGCAGTTGAGAGTTTGAACAAAaggtattctgaaataaatagcGAAATGGAATCGGAAATCACCTTGATGGCCAATACAATAACAGAAGTCGACAAGTCAACAAGTATGTTGCAAAGTCTAAGCAATATGGATGCTAGACAACAGTTTGTTCAAACGAAACTGATACAAAGAACTGTCAAAGATGCTaagaaattgtttgaaaaaagtgAGTCACAGGGTACTAGGGTGGTTCGTTTCATTGAAAATGCAGATTTGAACACCGTTATAATGACTGCCACAGATTTAGGACGTTTGGAGACAATGAATAAAATTCAGAAGCTGCCTACTCCAAAACAATACAAATTGAAATCGAAAAGAGAGATTCATGTCAGAATGCAAAATGATGTTAAGAGATGTTATATATCTGATACATGCCAGCTTCATGATGGTACGATCATACTCACCGACTTcgacaacaaaaaagtaaaatggcTTGACACGAATTATAACGTAAAGTGCCACTGTGATCTAAATAACCAGCCTAGAGACATCTGCTGTACTACCCAGAATGAAGTTGCTGTGAAAATGAACAACAATAAGGTTCAGTTTTTATCGGTTGATAGTTCGTTATCGGTACTGAGAGATATATCGATAGAAGATGGAGGTTACTGGGGAATGGCGTATATTGCTGGAGATTTGTGGTTATCTACCGGAAGTGGTATCAACGTGTACAGTAGATCAGGTACACTTCTAAAGTCTATCAACAATATCGTGAATGGTCAGAGAATATTTAAAGATTTGCCTCAGCATATAGCTGCCAGTAGAGAGAATGTTATTGTAACAGATGGAAGTGATGGGGCTGTGTGTTTAGGAAGAGATGGAACAGTGAAAAGTGAATTGCGGGATGGAAGTTTGAACTACACCCAAGGTGTTTGTGTATCTAGTGATGGCACCGTGTTTCTGTCTGGATTTAGATCCCACAATATTGTGATTTTTAGTGGTGATGGAAAATGTCAAGGAGAGCTGCTAACGCAAGAAATTGGGCTTACAAATCCTGGTTCGCTCTACTACGATaacaaaagaaattgtttaattCTAACACGCCATAGAAGTTGTGATAGTATTTACATACTTGAAATGTGCGATTGA